From the Rhinoraja longicauda isolate Sanriku21f chromosome 5, sRhiLon1.1, whole genome shotgun sequence genome, the window TAGGACCTATGGGAGAAAAAGGCTCAAAAGGCATGTTGGGTCGTTATGGAAAAGTGGGCCCGGCTGGGTTAAAAGgtattttttaattcatttcaaGGTCACAGGCACAAAATCTAGCTGAATacctaattgtaaaattgtctctgccAACCAATATGATTTTCTTCAATGCAATTTACTCAAATTATTTTTTCTCACATTAGGTCATTTATTtccatcaaaatggcaattttcaCCGCCGCTGCTACTTATCCCAATTATTTAACCTCTCTTTTGCTCCTGACCTGACCAGATTGGGTGAAAGTAATGTGTAAGCATAAATACTGAATCTGATATGTTTTGTCCTCGGAGTGCAATAATGGCATTGAGATTTTAGGATGTACAGACCAGATTATGCCTAGGAATTGAACCAGCGGTTGCTCAGAATGAGTTGATCTCAAGTTCAGGGAATCAGGTGGTAAAAGGGTATTAAAGTTCCATCTTGGTGCAAGAAGGCCAATGGAAAAATGAATGCCAGGTAAAAGTCTGTTGAGTAGAAGATTGGGTTCAGATACAATGGGTTTGTAAATGCGGACAAGAAGTTATTGTTGTACTATTGAGGCACCTCAGGTATCCTGATACCATGAATAAGCATATTTACTGAAATATGTACCTTGTCATTCTTCACAGGATGATTTCCCTTGTAATATGCCTATTTAAGTGAACAAAAGTACAACATAATTTATGTATCATTTattaatttgtgtgtggcctgaaTCTATGTGCATGTGATGTTGTTGCAAGCAACATTTTTGTTGTACCTCTCCTCAGCATATACGTGGttctgacaataaacttgacttgaggacCAAATGATATCTTCAGATGCAGCAAACCTGGAAAACCTGAAATAGTTAGACGAGGATGCACAGATCTAAGTTACGTAATGgatcagtactgcacaggaacaggggcTTTGATGCAGAGTGTCTGCATCTAATATGATACTAAGATAAAATAACTGCACAAAAGgcctgcacaaaatccatatccatccattccctgtaaTTTGTCCTTCGCTTTATACAAAGCTTGGTTTTATACAAAACTTTGATCTTACACGTAAACCTATTGTTAAAAAATGAAAGCGAGAGAAATTAAGAAAACGGAAGTAGAGTTGATTGGAGCAATGGGTCCCTTTCTAACGCTGTCTAAGGAGCcagaaaaataaaatgtcatGCGGCAAAAAAACCACTGCTGGTGAGAAAGTTTATCCAATGCCCAGTATTATAAATATGGACAAAACACTTTAAAATGAGAAAAGTTCACAAAAGGGAATTTACTCAGAAAGTGAAAAAATGACATCATAGATATTTTATCAGTTATATCATCGTTTACATTCAAGCTGTGATCACACCTTTGCACAGGCATTAATCTGAAGAGATGTGTTATGGGTGAGAAGTGATTTAGCAAATAAAAAGCGCTTCTATTGACAAGAGGTCTCACTTCTGATTAGAAACTTGATGCGTTCAAACCTTATTTTTTAATTACTAGGAAGCAAAGGGGACGCTGGCGATGTAGGCTTAAAAGGAGAAGCTGGCGATCCAGGTAGGGTCATCATATCTTCTTGCGGGTCTAGCCCACATTATGCTACTCTGTTGCCTTAATTCTATGCCTGAATACTTTCTTGTACAATCTCCTCAGGCTTACCCTGTGAATGTGGCCAGCTGAGAAAGGTAATTGGAGAAATGGACATCCTGGTGACAAAGCTATCAAATGAACTCAACTTCATTAAAAATGGTAAGTTTGATCAATTATGTTAAGATTTTATTTTTACCCTAGGGTGTGTATGGAATTTGGACTGCACTGTCTGAGGTGGTGATGGATGTAAAAACTCtcgcaacatttaagacacaACTAGATGAGCACGACGTGCCATGTTATAGAAATCTAAAGACAAGATCTTAGGCTCCTGCAGcatggaacagacccttcagcccatcttgtccctGCCCACCAAATCAGCATATTGGActggtcctatttgcctgcatttggcccataaccctctaaaccctgCCTATCCATATATCAGTTCAAATATTTTTTAAGATCGTAACTGCATCCACTTCAATAGTTTCCTCTGGTAGCTTAATCTAGATACCTACTACACACTGTATGAAAATATTGCTCTTGAGGTTCCTTATATATCTCTTCCCTATGACCTTAAGCATAAGGCCTCGGGTTTTGGATTCCTCTGTCTTGGGGTTAACAGGCTATGAGTGTTTACTTTATCCATTCATCTGATGAGcttcacctcaataaggtcacaccTCAGCCTTCTATGcgccaacaaaaaaaaatcctacaTTGGCGTTGGAaccaggtatgatagtggcattcaagaaaaATTTAAATAAACACGTGAACATACagagattggagggatatggatcatgtgcgggcagaaGGGATcaatttaatttagcatcatgtttgcaCAGACAGctggggttgaagggcctgttcctttgctctactcttctatgtgtaagaaggaactgcagatgctgctttaaaccaaagatagacacgaaaagctggagtaactcagcatctctagagagaaggaatgggtgacgttcgggtcgagaagaagggtctcaacctgaaacatcacccattccttctttccagagatactgcctgacctgctgagttactccagtttttttgtctcTACTGCTCTATCTTCTGTGTGAAATAActtaaactgcagatgtttgatGTAGGTCAATTAACATGCCCCCATTGCCTTACATTTAGCTAATGCTTACGAGAATGTCTCATGATCATGCCAGTTACCAACCATATCTCTTGAGCATCAAGTAGCCTGTGGTATTTAGACATCAGTGTTTGTCCACAAAGctatcctatatatatatatgtatgtatatatatgtgtgttctGGTGTGTTGGGAAACAGAAATACAAGAAATATCCATTAAACTCAATAGGTTAACTTTTAATTATTGTTCTATCTGCTCTATTTGCCATCAAGTGCCTTCAACTTTTATCAAAACGCCCATGTGATATGATCAAATCCTTTTCAAATTTCATAGAGACATTACACATGGAATTTTCTCCATCTCTGTTCCATTATCTCTTTCCAAATAACTGTTGGCTCAATTGACCTACAATATGTTAGATAAGTATTAATTTGAATTTGTGGCACTTGAGTGTTAAATCTATAGTAAGGATGATTAGGGGTCTGCTTGTTTCCCCCCTCTGTAACTATTACCTTACCCCCCTCCATTTGTATGGCACAATATTGGAGGAGGTTTGCAAGGCTGTGGTCAGAGCTTTTGATTTGTACTGAAATTGAAAACAATTAACAGCTTTAGTTGTTCATTTTCTTAAATAAACCAGAAATAAAATTGTACATTCCAGCATTTGTTTACATCACCTGTCTTTTATGTCCCTTCTTTTTTCAGGACATTCAATAGTTGATTAAAGTTAATAAACCTGTACAATTCCTGCAATTAGAATATGGAATAGTAGTGCagaggaacatgccctttggtccccattgtccatgtcgaccatgatgccaagttaaaataatcatctctgcctgtatatgatccatatccctctattccctgcacatccatgtgccgatcctgTATTTTGCAACAATCCAAATGTTCTGACATTTTGCATCCGGCACATCTATTTACAACTGACAAAAGACGTAACACTATTTAAATAACTCGTTCCTTGTAACTTATTTTCTCTCCAACCTTTAATGCATTGAAGGGTTCAAAATCATGCTTGGGGTTCTTACACTAGACATGTGATGGGAACATTGCCATTTGACCACGATATTTTCAGGGACCTCTGCTGGCCACATGTGGGCAGCAATACACAAGGATTCACCTTAAGCGTATTAAATAAGCTCTGAAATTGTTGCACAGCTCAGCTTGCCGTTTAAATCTGTATATTCCATTACAGGGACAAAGTGGCTGGAAAATAAACCCCCTGTTTTTTAAACTTGATTTATAAATGAAATAATAAATGACAACCCTGTTACAGCATGGGTAAACTGTATGCTATATGTTAAAACTAACATATGTGACAGTTTTGTCATTAGATTAtaggatgtgattgcactggaaagggtacagaggagatgcgAAGATATTGCCAAAGCTTGTGAATTATAGTTATAAGAAATCAAAGGCTAGTCTAAATTTTGTGGGCTTTTTTGGAATAGAGACCTCTGATTATGGCAGGGATGCACATTGTGAGTAGGGGAAGCGTATTTCCTTTTGCAGAAGAGTCAATAACCAGCGGACACAAAATAATCTACAGAAAAGTTCAAAGGGAATGAAGGAAAACTattttcatcatcatatcatcatcatatcatcatatatatacagccggaaacaggcctttttcggccctccaagtccgtgccgcccagtgatccccgtacattaacactatcctacacccactagggacaatttttacatttacccgccaattaacctacgtacctgtacgtctttggagtgtgggaggaaaccgaagatctcggagaaaacccacgcaggtcacggggagaacgtacaaactccttacagtgcagcacccgtagtcaggatcgaacctgagtctccggcgctgcattcgctgtaaagcagcaactctaccgctgcgctaccgtgccgcccatggtgtACACCCGTGTACACCCGTGGTGTACTTGGGGTTTGGAAGGGTGGTGGAGATGGAAACTTTCTTTACACTTAAAGGTTATGAAGGGGAGCTGGGAAATGGGAATCACTTGATTCAGTATTGGTTGGCATGTTTACGATGGGCCGAAAAACTCCTGCCTGTGCTGCACTTTTCCTGTGATTCTATATGTCGTTACCATTCCCTGATCCATCCACAATTAAAATTATGCAGCAGACGAAGGTGTGGATTTATTGCGGAGAAAGAAACATTGGAAATGTATTGAAATcttttaatattttcttccagCAGCAATTTGTATGCAGAAATTATAACATGGGGTTGGTCAcgtaatagttttttttttaatggggaaATACGTGTCTTTGTAAAACTATTAATGTCTTATTAAATATAACAGAAATCAAAGTGCTCACTTTTCAGCACTGCCCTCCCCTGCAGCTGTTGCTGGAGTACGAGAGGTAGAGAATAAGATTTACCTGCTGGTGAAGGAGGAGAAGAGATACACTGATGCCCATGAGTATTGTCGTGACCGAGGAGGACTTCTCATAATGCCGAAAGATGAGGCAACTAATAGCCTCATTGCATCTTATATCAGCGAAGCAGGGCTCAGCAGAGTGTTCATTGGCATTAATGACCTGGAGGAAGAAGGTCGCTTCATCTTTGCAGATGGATCGCCCTTGCTGACCTTCAACAAGTGGCGGAACGGAGAGCCGAACGATGCTTACGATGAAGAAGATTGTGCAGAAATGGTTTCTTCTGGAGGATGGAACGACGTGGCCTGCCATATTACAATGTATTTTGTCTGTGAATTTGACAAAGATGTACCTTAAATCAGTCGGCTCCTGAATGGAGCATATTAATCCATGTCTGCAATGGATAAATCGGTGTTAGTTTTAAAAGGCTTTGATACCTCAATGGAGAATGATCACAACCACCAGAGTTTtagtttcaattttatttttcactATTATTAGATTTACAGCACAACTAAGGTAAATATATTAATTTTTAGCAGAAGATTGTGTTCTTCTTTATCATTACTGAAAAGGAGATTGAAGATTACTTGGACTTTATATCTGAAGATAAAAGGTTCTAGAAGTTGCGGTAATTAATATAGGGAGGTGTGTATAACCAGAGACCAATCTGAGATCATTTGTTTCACAGTATTGCGTTAAGCCAAAATAACACTTTTTCATTACTTAAATGTATTTTTTGTTCTTTATTATGGTTTGAACTTTTTGATTGATTATTGAATACTGTGAAGATAAGCTTACTAGCTTTGAATTGGCAAAGCCCTGAATCTCCACACCACCAACTCCTAAATCTTGGGTAACTGGTCTGAAATGAtagagttttaatttagttttttattgtcacctgtaccgaagtacagtgaaaagctttattattACATTGGCAAGACAAAACATAGTCTAGgcgactgttttgccgaacacttgcgctttgtccaccaaggcctgttgGAGGTCCTGCTTGGTAACCACTTTAATTCACCTTCCCATTGCCATACCCACCTTTCTGTCCTtcgcctcctccattggcagagtgagatcGTATGCAAACTAGAAGAGCAGCATCTCGTATTccacatgggtagcttacaacccaacggtatgcaaACGGTGGTCAGAAAAGTAGACTTTATGGCAAAAAAGTGAAAGAGCAGAAAACACTGATTCAGCCACATTGATAGCTGAATTCGGGTCTGGGCAGCGCACTGCAGGAGAGATGTGAAAGTTTCAGAGGGAGTGCAGAAGGGATTTATAAATGATGGCAGTAGTGATGAGGCTTAGTTATGTGGAGAGCGTGAAGAGGCTGGGATATTTTTTCTTAGCACAGAAGTGGCGAGTGGAGATCTGAGAGAGGTATTTAAAATTGTGATGGGAATGGATAGAGTAGATAAAAACTATTCCCAATTATGGAGAGTTCAAGAACAAGGATGTGGAATGAAGATGTGTAAAAGAAAACAAATGG encodes:
- the colec11 gene encoding collectin-11 isoform X2, with product MNSGLFLLVLLIGLLVLSLLRSGESQHIADESCSVQILVPGLKGETGEKGEKGEPGRLGKFGPLGQPGPMGEKGSKGMLGRYGKVGPAGLKGSKGDAGDVGLKGEAGDPGLPCECGQLRKVIGEMDILVTKLSNELNFIKNAVAGVREVENKIYLLVKEEKRYTDAHEYCRDRGGLLIMPKDEATNSLIASYISEAGLSRVFIGINDLEEEGRFIFADGSPLLTFNKWRNGEPNDAYDEEDCAEMVSSGGWNDVACHITMYFVCEFDKDVP
- the colec11 gene encoding collectin-11 isoform X1, whose protein sequence is MNSGLFLLVLLIGLLVLSLLRSGESQHIADESCSVQILVPGLKGETGEKGEKGEPGRLGKFGPLGQPGPMGEKGSKGMLGRYGKVGPAGLKGSKGDAGDVGLKGEAGDPGLPCECGQLRKVIGEMDILVTKLSNELNFIKNALPSPAAVAGVREVENKIYLLVKEEKRYTDAHEYCRDRGGLLIMPKDEATNSLIASYISEAGLSRVFIGINDLEEEGRFIFADGSPLLTFNKWRNGEPNDAYDEEDCAEMVSSGGWNDVACHITMYFVCEFDKDVP